A single region of the Bacteroidota bacterium genome encodes:
- a CDS encoding RsmB/NOP family class I SAM-dependent RNA methyltransferase, with protein MNVNSLVGHILELTELTDKSSEPADQVASKFFRQKSYLGAGDRRFISEGFFGIIRHRRLIEALLEEYVRQKPQESSLDAPHVRYLSLYVAYSLLDPVRGTTTAEPDPGQSFPHRIDALWNSFFPESDLASYILWLREHRRLDFLPESGPGGELLRLAVEYSFQDWMVREWDLQFGGDLEKLLRSLNTPAKLTLRVNGLKVGREECRKRLAGEGIDTEPTAFSPAGLVASKRFNSQASAAFKDGWYEVQDEGSQLISLIAEPQPGSMILDACAGAGGKALHLADLMKGKGTIFAADAGRSRIDELDQRARRAGAKNIQAVTEGHSLPDVFRADLVLVDAPCTGAGTIRRNPWIKWRVTEDSVAKYAEKQRNLLHANSRFVKEGGVMMYVTCSLLRGENEEVVGSFLAAHSGFQVERIEPRACPPSMITPEGFVKMLPHDAGTDGFFAAKLVRTP; from the coding sequence ATGAATGTCAACTCCCTCGTCGGGCATATTCTTGAGCTGACCGAGCTCACCGATAAAAGCAGCGAGCCGGCGGACCAGGTTGCTTCAAAGTTCTTCCGCCAGAAAAGCTATCTCGGCGCCGGCGACCGCCGGTTTATTTCCGAGGGTTTCTTCGGGATCATCCGGCACCGCAGATTGATCGAGGCCTTGCTTGAGGAGTATGTCCGGCAGAAGCCGCAAGAATCCTCCCTTGATGCTCCCCACGTCCGGTATCTCTCCCTCTACGTCGCGTACTCCCTGCTCGATCCCGTTCGCGGGACAACGACTGCGGAACCCGACCCGGGCCAATCCTTCCCTCACCGGATCGACGCCCTCTGGAACTCCTTCTTCCCCGAGTCCGACCTCGCTTCCTACATTCTCTGGCTGCGTGAGCACCGGAGGCTTGATTTTCTTCCGGAGAGCGGACCGGGCGGAGAGCTCCTCCGGCTTGCGGTGGAGTATTCCTTCCAGGACTGGATGGTCCGGGAATGGGACCTCCAGTTCGGCGGCGATCTGGAGAAGTTGCTCCGGTCCCTGAATACGCCGGCGAAGCTGACGCTCCGCGTGAACGGCTTGAAAGTGGGGAGGGAGGAGTGCCGCAAACGCCTGGCGGGGGAAGGGATTGATACCGAGCCCACGGCGTTCTCTCCTGCGGGACTCGTTGCGTCAAAACGATTTAACTCGCAGGCCTCGGCCGCGTTCAAAGATGGGTGGTACGAAGTGCAGGACGAAGGGAGCCAGTTGATTTCACTGATCGCAGAACCGCAGCCGGGGAGCATGATCCTGGATGCCTGCGCGGGCGCGGGTGGGAAAGCGCTCCATCTGGCCGACCTGATGAAAGGGAAGGGGACGATCTTTGCCGCGGATGCGGGGCGTTCACGGATCGACGAGCTCGATCAGCGCGCCCGGAGGGCAGGAGCGAAGAACATCCAGGCCGTCACAGAGGGGCATTCCCTGCCGGATGTGTTTCGGGCGGACCTGGTCCTCGTCGACGCCCCTTGCACGGGGGCCGGAACGATCCGGCGGAACCCATGGATCAAGTGGCGCGTTACAGAAGACTCGGTGGCGAAGTATGCGGAGAAGCAGCGGAACCTGCTCCACGCGAACAGCCGGTTCGTCAAAGAAGGGGGAGTAATGATGTATGTCACCTGCTCGTTGCTCCGCGGAGAAAATGAAGAGGTCGTGGGGTCGTTTCTCGCCGCCCATTCCGGATTTCAGGTGGAACGGATCGAGCCGCGCGCTTGCCCTCCATCGATGATTACGCCAGAAGGCTTTGTAAAAATGTTGCCTCACGATGCAGGCACAGACGGCTTCTTCGCCGCGAAACTGGTTCGGACGCCATGA
- a CDS encoding DUF58 domain-containing protein, whose product MTQTVQDYRKYLQPDVVARLANMELVARLVVEGFITGLHKSPYHGFSVEFAEHRQYMPGDEIKHLDWKIYGKTDRYYIKQFEEETNLKSYIILDASRSMSYSSEGRMSKLEYASYVTGALAELMVQQRDAVGFTIYDEKVRTYMPPHATKSYLKEILRQLETLQAGNKTGTADSLHVIAERIKRRGLVIILSDLFDRPAEVMSALRHFRHKKNEVIVMQILDPLERSFAFGRDAVFKDLETAEELITQPVHIQKAYQQEMKQFLDSYKRECRENNIDYILLDTSTPFDVALFEYLHKRQRIG is encoded by the coding sequence ATGACACAAACGGTTCAGGATTACAGGAAATACCTGCAGCCCGACGTCGTCGCGCGACTCGCGAATATGGAACTCGTCGCACGCCTCGTGGTCGAGGGATTTATCACCGGCCTGCATAAGAGCCCGTACCACGGTTTTAGCGTCGAATTTGCCGAGCACCGGCAATATATGCCGGGGGACGAGATCAAGCACCTTGACTGGAAGATCTACGGCAAGACCGACCGCTACTACATCAAGCAGTTCGAGGAAGAGACAAACCTCAAGTCCTACATCATCCTGGATGCGAGCCGCTCGATGTCGTATTCCTCCGAGGGGCGGATGTCAAAGCTCGAATACGCGTCGTATGTCACGGGAGCGCTCGCGGAACTGATGGTGCAGCAGCGGGACGCGGTGGGTTTCACGATCTACGACGAAAAAGTGCGCACGTACATGCCCCCCCACGCGACCAAGTCGTATCTGAAAGAAATCCTTCGCCAGCTCGAGACGCTCCAGGCGGGCAACAAGACCGGCACCGCCGACTCGCTCCACGTCATCGCCGAGCGGATCAAGCGCCGGGGCCTCGTCATCATCCTCTCCGATCTTTTCGACCGCCCGGCAGAAGTGATGAGCGCCTTGCGCCATTTTCGCCATAAGAAAAATGAAGTGATCGTGATGCAGATTCTCGATCCGCTGGAGCGGAGCTTCGCCTTCGGCCGCGACGCGGTCTTCAAGGACCTCGAAACGGCGGAGGAACTGATCACCCAGCCGGTGCACATCCAGAAGGCCTACCAGCAGGAGATGAAGCAATTTCTCGACTCCTACAAGAGAGAATGCCGGGAGAATAATATCGATTACATCCTCCTCGACACCTCGACACCGTTCGATGTTGCGCTCTTCGAATACCTCCACAAGCGGCAGAGAATCGGCTGA
- the clpB gene encoding ATP-dependent chaperone ClpB produces MNFNKFTIKSQEAIQAAQEIAASYSNQSIEPEHLLAALVQDSQGLVVPILRKIGSNLDYIRIKTNEIVEKLPKVTGSAAGNQHLGQALQQVFDAARSEAQALKDEYVSTEHLLLALISGRGPAAKLLADQGVTKDQVYKALKEVRGNQRVTDQTPEEKYQTLERFGRDLNDLARKGKLDPVIGRDEEIRRVLQVLSRRTKNNPVLIGEPGVGKTAIAEGIARRIVQGDIPENLKTKRIIALDMGSLVAGTSFRGQFEERLKALLKEVSESEGEIILFIDELHTLVGAGSAQGAVDAANMLKPALAKGELRAIGATTIDEYRKYIEKDPALERRFQPVLIDEPGIEDTISILRGLKERYEVHHGVRITDGAIVAAAQLSYRYISDRFLPDKAIDLVDEAASKLRIEIDSMPEELDEIERRIKQLEIEREAIRREKDEATKSRLAGITRELAELQQQRSELRAHWQNEKELIQSIRKMKEEIDRSKTEADKYEREGNLARVAELRYGTIASLEKDLKAASAKLASAQQDKKMLKEEVDAEDIAEIVARWTGIPVSRMLESERTKLLHLEERLHERLVDQEEAVRSVSDSIRRSRAGLQDEQRPIGSFMFLGSTGVGKTELARALAEFLFNDENALVRIDMSEYMEKFSVSRLIGAPPGYVGYDEGGQLTEAVRRKPYSVVLLDEIEKAHPEVFNLLLQVLDEGRLTDNKGRTVNFKNTIIIMTSNLGSHLIQQKLAGHAEGNGQLEALYDGLRAELYEMLRQSIRPEFLNRIDDIILFKLLSREDLRKVVDLQLKRVQAMLMKKNITLELTSDAKDWLGELGYDPSLGARPLKRVIQKHIVNEISKKVLSGEINEGDVVKAGLNKQGLIEFTRKKHPAAVAAAL; encoded by the coding sequence ATGAACTTCAATAAATTCACGATAAAATCGCAGGAGGCGATCCAGGCCGCCCAGGAGATCGCCGCGAGCTACTCGAACCAGTCGATCGAGCCGGAACACCTTCTCGCGGCGCTCGTCCAGGACAGCCAGGGGCTCGTCGTCCCGATCCTCAGGAAGATCGGGTCAAACCTCGACTATATCAGAATCAAGACCAACGAAATCGTCGAGAAACTGCCGAAGGTGACGGGCAGCGCCGCCGGAAACCAGCATCTTGGCCAGGCGTTACAGCAGGTCTTCGACGCGGCCCGGAGCGAGGCGCAGGCACTGAAGGATGAGTACGTCAGCACAGAGCACCTCCTCCTCGCGCTGATCTCCGGCCGGGGCCCTGCGGCCAAATTGCTCGCCGACCAGGGTGTGACGAAGGATCAGGTCTACAAGGCGCTGAAAGAGGTCCGGGGGAATCAAAGGGTGACCGATCAGACTCCGGAGGAGAAATACCAAACCCTGGAGCGCTTCGGGCGCGATCTGAATGACCTCGCCCGGAAGGGAAAGCTCGACCCCGTGATCGGACGCGATGAGGAAATCCGCCGGGTGCTGCAGGTTCTCTCGCGCCGGACGAAGAATAACCCGGTCCTCATCGGCGAACCGGGAGTCGGCAAGACCGCGATCGCCGAAGGAATCGCCCGGAGGATCGTTCAGGGCGACATCCCGGAGAACCTCAAAACAAAGAGAATCATCGCTCTCGACATGGGCTCGCTCGTCGCTGGGACAAGCTTCCGGGGACAGTTCGAAGAACGGTTGAAGGCTCTGCTGAAGGAAGTGTCGGAATCGGAGGGTGAGATCATTCTGTTCATCGACGAGCTTCATACGCTCGTCGGCGCCGGATCGGCGCAGGGTGCGGTCGATGCCGCAAATATGCTGAAGCCGGCCCTGGCAAAGGGGGAGCTGAGGGCGATCGGCGCCACGACGATCGACGAATACAGGAAGTATATCGAGAAGGATCCGGCGCTCGAACGGAGGTTCCAGCCGGTCCTGATCGATGAACCGGGAATCGAGGATACCATCTCGATCCTCCGCGGCCTGAAAGAGCGGTACGAGGTGCATCACGGAGTGCGGATAACCGACGGCGCCATCGTGGCCGCCGCCCAACTCAGCTACCGGTATATCAGCGACCGGTTCCTCCCGGACAAGGCGATCGACCTTGTCGACGAGGCGGCCTCCAAGCTCCGGATCGAAATTGATTCGATGCCGGAGGAACTCGACGAGATCGAGCGAAGGATCAAACAACTCGAGATCGAGCGGGAAGCGATCAGGCGGGAGAAGGACGAAGCGACGAAGTCGCGTCTGGCCGGGATTACACGCGAACTTGCGGAATTGCAGCAGCAGCGCTCGGAGTTGCGCGCCCACTGGCAGAACGAAAAGGAACTGATCCAGTCGATCCGGAAGATGAAGGAAGAGATCGACCGGTCGAAGACGGAGGCGGATAAATACGAGCGGGAGGGAAATCTCGCGCGGGTCGCCGAACTGCGGTACGGAACGATCGCCTCCCTCGAGAAGGACCTGAAGGCGGCGAGCGCGAAGCTGGCTTCCGCCCAGCAGGACAAGAAAATGCTGAAGGAGGAAGTCGATGCGGAAGACATCGCGGAAATCGTGGCCCGGTGGACCGGAATTCCGGTGAGCCGGATGCTCGAAAGCGAGAGGACGAAACTTCTTCACCTCGAAGAGCGGTTGCACGAGCGGCTGGTCGATCAGGAAGAGGCGGTCCGCTCGGTGAGCGATTCCATCCGCCGAAGCCGTGCGGGCCTGCAGGATGAGCAGCGTCCGATCGGATCGTTCATGTTCCTGGGGAGCACCGGGGTCGGGAAGACGGAGCTTGCGAGGGCGCTGGCCGAGTTTTTGTTTAACGACGAAAACGCCCTTGTCCGGATCGATATGAGCGAGTATATGGAGAAGTTTTCGGTCTCCCGTCTGATCGGGGCTCCTCCCGGCTACGTGGGGTATGACGAAGGGGGGCAATTGACGGAGGCGGTCCGGCGCAAGCCCTACTCGGTGGTCCTCCTCGACGAGATCGAGAAGGCGCACCCCGAAGTGTTCAACCTCCTCCTTCAGGTGCTCGACGAAGGGCGCCTCACCGACAACAAGGGCCGGACGGTGAATTTCAAGAACACGATCATCATCATGACCTCGAACCTCGGATCGCACCTGATCCAGCAGAAACTTGCGGGGCATGCGGAAGGGAACGGCCAGCTCGAAGCGTTGTACGACGGGCTCCGTGCGGAGTTGTATGAGATGCTCCGCCAGTCGATCAGGCCGGAGTTTTTGAACCGGATCGACGACATTATCCTGTTTAAATTATTGAGCAGGGAGGATCTGCGGAAAGTGGTCGATCTTCAGCTCAAGCGCGTCCAGGCGATGCTGATGAAAAAGAATATCACGCTCGAGCTGACCTCCGACGCGAAAGACTGGCTGGGCGAACTCGGATACGACCCCTCCCTCGGGGCAAGGCCGCTGAAAAGGGTCATCCAGAAACACATTGTGAACGAGATTTCAAAAAAGGTGCTCTCGGGCGAGATCAACGAGGGCGACGTTGTCAAGGCCGGCCTCAACAAGCAGGGCCTGATCGAGTTTACGAGAAAGAAACATCCCGCCGCTGTGGCGGCAGCCCTGTAA
- the dnaK gene encoding molecular chaperone DnaK produces MAGKIIGIDLGTTNSVVAVMEGNDPAVIANSEGARTTPSVVAFTKGGERLVGQAAKRQAVTNSQNTVFSIKRFMGRLYNEVSEEMKLVPYNVVKGDNNTARVQIGDRVYSPPEISAMILQKMKQTAEDYLGAKITDAVITVPAYFNDAQRQATKEAGEIAGLNVRRIINEPTAAALAYGLDKKHKDSKVAVFDLGGGTFDISILELGEGVFEVKSTNGDTHLGGDNFDQRVLDYIADEFKKQEGMDLRKDPMALQRLREAAEKAKMELSQLLQTEVNLPFITATADGPKHLNLTITRAKFEQLVEDLVQRCVPPLEKALKDANLNPNQIDEVILVGGMTRMPRVQQLVKDTFGKEGHKGVNPDEVVAIGAAIQGGVLSGDVTDVLLLDVTPLTLGIETLGGVTTSMIPANTTIPTKKMEVFSTASDNQPSVEIHVLQGERPMAIDNRTLGRFHLDGIPPAPRGVPQIEVTLDIDANGMLHVNAKDKATGKEQSIRITSSSGLSKEEVAKMKSDAQAHTAEDQKRREEVDTKNQADTLVFQTRKQMKEFGEKIPAEMKGKVEAAADALDAAVKSGNIVDIRAKIETLNAAWNEASSAMYQQTTAGAGQQAGPQPPPGTGTGAPEGEAKGKNGKAVEDASFEVVDDKDK; encoded by the coding sequence ATGGCCGGTAAAATTATTGGCATCGATCTGGGAACCACCAACTCCGTCGTCGCAGTGATGGAAGGGAACGACCCCGCCGTGATCGCAAATTCGGAAGGTGCCAGGACCACACCCTCGGTCGTCGCCTTTACCAAAGGGGGCGAGCGATTGGTAGGCCAGGCTGCGAAGCGGCAGGCCGTCACAAATTCTCAGAATACGGTTTTTTCGATCAAACGGTTCATGGGCCGTCTCTACAACGAGGTATCCGAAGAGATGAAGCTTGTGCCGTACAACGTCGTCAAGGGGGACAATAACACGGCGCGTGTACAGATCGGGGACAGGGTCTATTCGCCCCCCGAAATCAGCGCGATGATCCTGCAGAAAATGAAGCAGACCGCGGAGGACTATCTCGGCGCGAAGATCACCGACGCCGTGATCACCGTCCCGGCGTATTTCAACGACGCGCAGCGGCAGGCGACCAAGGAGGCCGGTGAGATCGCGGGCCTCAACGTCCGCAGAATCATCAATGAGCCGACGGCCGCGGCGCTCGCGTACGGACTCGACAAGAAACACAAGGATTCGAAAGTGGCCGTCTTCGATCTGGGAGGCGGAACGTTCGATATTTCAATACTCGAGCTGGGGGAGGGCGTCTTCGAGGTGAAATCGACAAATGGCGACACCCACCTTGGCGGAGACAATTTCGACCAGCGGGTGCTGGACTATATCGCGGATGAGTTCAAGAAGCAGGAAGGGATGGATCTGAGAAAGGATCCGATGGCGCTTCAGCGTCTCAGGGAAGCGGCCGAGAAGGCGAAGATGGAGCTCTCGCAGCTCCTCCAGACGGAAGTGAATCTCCCGTTCATCACCGCCACCGCCGACGGTCCGAAGCATCTCAACCTGACGATCACACGGGCAAAGTTCGAGCAGCTGGTCGAAGACCTCGTGCAACGCTGCGTGCCGCCCCTTGAGAAGGCGCTCAAGGACGCAAACCTCAACCCGAACCAGATCGACGAGGTCATACTCGTCGGCGGGATGACCAGGATGCCGAGAGTCCAGCAGCTCGTCAAGGATACGTTCGGCAAGGAAGGGCACAAGGGGGTCAACCCGGACGAGGTCGTTGCGATCGGCGCGGCGATCCAGGGTGGAGTTCTGTCGGGCGATGTCACCGATGTGCTCCTCCTCGACGTCACTCCGCTGACTCTGGGAATCGAAACGCTCGGCGGCGTTACGACATCGATGATCCCGGCGAATACAACGATTCCTACGAAAAAAATGGAGGTCTTCTCCACGGCTTCAGACAACCAGCCCTCCGTGGAGATACATGTGCTGCAGGGTGAGCGCCCCATGGCAATCGACAACCGGACGCTCGGGAGATTCCATCTCGACGGAATCCCGCCGGCTCCGAGGGGAGTGCCCCAGATCGAAGTCACTCTCGATATCGATGCGAACGGCATGCTGCACGTCAACGCGAAGGACAAGGCGACCGGGAAGGAACAGAGTATCCGGATTACGTCATCGAGCGGCCTGAGCAAGGAAGAGGTCGCAAAGATGAAATCGGACGCGCAGGCCCATACCGCCGAGGATCAAAAGCGGCGCGAAGAGGTCGATACGAAAAACCAGGCCGACACGCTCGTGTTCCAGACTCGAAAGCAGATGAAAGAGTTCGGCGAGAAGATTCCGGCCGAGATGAAGGGGAAGGTCGAAGCCGCCGCAGACGCCCTCGACGCCGCAGTGAAGAGCGGGAACATCGTCGACATCCGCGCGAAAATCGAGACCCTCAATGCGGCATGGAACGAGGCATCGAGCGCAATGTACCAGCAGACGACTGCCGGCGCCGGGCAACAGGCCGGTCCGCAGCCCCCTCCGGGCACGGGCACCGGAGCCCCCGAGGGTGAAGCAAAGGGAAAGAACGGCAAAGCCGTCGAGGACGCATCATTCGAAGTGGTGGATGACAAGGACAAATGA
- a CDS encoding isoaspartyl peptidase/L-asparaginase yields the protein MISLIVHGGAWDIPDSLVEAHRAGCASALALGWALLERGGSAVDAVEQVVRHLEDSAAFDAGHGSHLNALGQVELDASIMNGKSLRCGAVAAVHCIRNPVSLARKIMEESEHILLVGEGAERFGSEHGIPLCDPRELIAPREEALWRSVQLDDQYTSKNAFRANGGDTVGAVALDRDGTICVATSTGGTLNKYPGRVGDSPLIGCGSYADNAIGGVSTTGWGEAMIKVVMAKSVIDIMEANGGNAQAAADRGIELLKRKVDGDGGVIVLNARGEYGVAFNTPRMARAYMTSGMRVPFVAA from the coding sequence ATGATTTCTCTTATTGTCCATGGTGGCGCCTGGGATATTCCCGATTCGCTGGTCGAAGCGCACCGGGCCGGTTGTGCGAGTGCTCTGGCGCTCGGGTGGGCGCTGCTCGAGCGCGGAGGATCCGCGGTCGATGCAGTCGAGCAGGTCGTCCGTCACCTTGAGGACAGTGCGGCGTTTGACGCCGGTCATGGCTCCCATCTCAACGCCCTCGGCCAGGTGGAACTCGATGCGAGCATCATGAACGGAAAATCGCTCCGTTGCGGCGCCGTCGCGGCAGTGCATTGCATCAGGAATCCGGTCTCCCTCGCCCGAAAAATCATGGAAGAAAGCGAGCACATCCTCCTCGTCGGGGAGGGGGCGGAACGGTTTGGCAGCGAGCATGGCATCCCGCTCTGCGATCCGCGTGAGTTGATCGCGCCGAGGGAAGAGGCGCTATGGAGGTCTGTACAACTGGACGATCAATATACTTCGAAAAACGCGTTCCGGGCGAACGGCGGCGATACCGTCGGGGCGGTCGCTCTCGACCGCGATGGGACGATTTGCGTCGCTACTTCCACCGGAGGCACGCTCAACAAGTATCCCGGCCGGGTCGGAGATTCCCCGCTGATCGGCTGCGGCTCCTACGCGGACAATGCCATTGGCGGAGTTTCGACGACGGGTTGGGGCGAGGCGATGATCAAAGTCGTCATGGCGAAGAGTGTTATCGATATCATGGAGGCAAACGGGGGAAACGCCCAGGCAGCCGCGGACCGGGGGATTGAGTTGCTCAAACGTAAAGTGGACGGCGACGGGGGAGTGATCGTGCTCAACGCCCGGGGCGAATACGGGGTCGCCTTCAATACCCCGAGGATGGCGAGGGCCTATATGACCTCCGGGATGCGCGTACCGTTCGTGGCTGCATGA
- a CDS encoding tetratricopeptide repeat protein, whose protein sequence is MKRFELLVLLALLLADCSGKSDVQLFQEGTAAEESGNFQVAADRYEEVVKRFQSSAYAESALYRAGLVYNNDMHDPAKAVGAYRRFYEFFPSSKQAPTALFLSGFLLNNELHQTDSAKLAYEMFLKNYPKHDLAASAKFELETLGKDPGPLLKIDTAADNRSRTHPPPQASSQ, encoded by the coding sequence ATGAAACGATTTGAACTTCTGGTTCTGCTTGCGCTCCTTTTAGCCGATTGCTCCGGGAAATCGGACGTGCAGCTTTTCCAGGAAGGCACTGCCGCCGAGGAATCCGGAAATTTCCAGGTCGCGGCAGACAGGTACGAAGAGGTCGTCAAACGCTTCCAATCGAGCGCGTACGCGGAAAGCGCCCTCTACCGGGCGGGCCTGGTGTACAATAACGACATGCACGACCCCGCAAAGGCTGTCGGGGCGTACAGGAGATTCTATGAATTCTTCCCGTCGAGCAAGCAAGCTCCGACGGCGTTGTTCCTCTCCGGGTTTTTGCTCAACAACGAACTCCATCAGACCGATAGCGCGAAACTTGCCTATGAGATGTTTTTGAAGAACTATCCCAAACACGACCTGGCGGCTTCGGCAAAATTCGAGCTCGAAACTCTGGGGAAAGACCCCGGACCCCTGTTGAAAATCGACACCGCAGCCGACAACCGGAGCCGCACCCATCCCCCGCCGCAGGCGTCGTCGCAATGA